From Peptoanaerobacter stomatis, one genomic window encodes:
- a CDS encoding LytR/AlgR family response regulator transcription factor, with protein MINIAICDDISYVCEQINTYIQEFYIETEEQFEIYIANDAETLYEIMKKEKIDLLFLDIELPDINGVEIGNYIRKKMQDDDMQIVYISGKQDYCRSLFDIRPMNFLDKPFTREDIHKQLKDYLKLCKKFFPTFSYKIGQDTFFQKIDEITYFEIVGKKIKMVTKAFEILFYADMNQIEKELDKFYFVQIHKSYLINMEKIEKYGSKEVVMNGGRRIAISRSKKDVFLNKVLEFEKNKLFTKF; from the coding sequence ATGATAAATATAGCAATTTGTGACGATATATCATATGTATGTGAACAAATAAATACATATATACAAGAATTTTACATAGAAACTGAAGAGCAATTTGAAATATATATAGCAAATGACGCAGAAACTTTATATGAAATTATGAAAAAAGAAAAAATAGATTTGCTTTTCTTAGATATAGAATTACCTGATATAAACGGAGTTGAAATAGGAAATTACATAAGAAAAAAAATGCAGGATGATGATATGCAAATAGTTTATATATCGGGTAAACAAGACTACTGCAGAAGTCTTTTTGATATAAGACCTATGAATTTTTTGGACAAACCTTTTACAAGAGAAGACATTCATAAACAGTTAAAAGACTATCTGAAACTTTGTAAAAAATTTTTTCCGACATTTTCGTACAAGATAGGTCAGGATACATTTTTTCAAAAAATTGATGAGATAACATACTTTGAAATTGTCGGGAAGAAAATAAAAATGGTAACAAAAGCGTTTGAAATTTTATTTTATGCAGATATGAATCAAATAGAAAAAGAACTTGATAAATTTTATTTTGTTCAAATTCATAAATCATATTTAATAAATATGGAAAAAATAGAAAAATACGGCAGTAAAGAGGTTGTTATGAACGGCGGAAGAAGAATTGCCATAAGTAGAAGTAAAAAAGACGTTTTTTTAAATAAAGTCTTGGAATTTGAAAAAAATAAACTATTTACAAAATTTTGA
- the hydF gene encoding [FeFe] hydrogenase H-cluster maturation GTPase HydF encodes MSLNETPRGERIHIGFFGRTNAGKSSIINAIANQEVSIVSDIKGTTTDAVFKSMEIAGIGACVLIDTAGFDDDSNLSEKRIEKTENILERTDIGVVVFADDDISQELEWIEKLRAKKTPVIAIINKIDENKNTKLLQHKIEKINLRAISVSAKEKKNIQKIIEELRNIALDIKESSICGHLVKKDDVVLLVMPQDIQAPKGRLILPQVQTIRDLLDNKCIVISVTADNLEKAFKILKEPPKLIITDSQVFAKVYEQKPQESALTSFSVLFSRHKGDIDIFVEGAYSISNLKNGDKVLIAEACSHDPLDGDIGRIKLPALLRKKTRADLDIQVVSGNNFPIDLSEYALIIHCGSCMFNKKYVMNRVEQARNQGIPITNYGIAIAYMNNILEKIKK; translated from the coding sequence ATGAGCTTAAACGAAACTCCAAGAGGAGAAAGAATTCATATAGGATTTTTCGGTCGAACAAATGCAGGTAAGTCATCAATTATAAATGCCATTGCCAATCAGGAGGTTTCAATAGTATCAGATATAAAAGGAACTACGACAGATGCAGTTTTTAAATCTATGGAAATAGCCGGAATAGGAGCTTGTGTGCTTATAGATACGGCAGGATTTGATGACGACAGCAATCTTTCAGAAAAAAGAATAGAGAAAACTGAAAATATTTTAGAACGTACAGATATAGGAGTTGTAGTATTTGCAGATGATGATATATCGCAAGAGCTTGAATGGATAGAAAAACTGAGAGCCAAAAAAACTCCTGTAATAGCCATAATAAATAAGATAGACGAAAATAAAAATACAAAATTATTACAACATAAAATAGAAAAAATAAATCTTAGAGCTATATCTGTAAGTGCAAAAGAAAAAAAGAACATACAAAAAATAATAGAAGAATTGAGAAACATAGCATTAGATATAAAAGAAAGCTCCATATGCGGACATTTGGTAAAAAAAGATGATGTTGTACTGCTCGTTATGCCACAAGATATACAAGCACCAAAAGGCAGATTAATATTACCACAAGTACAAACTATAAGAGATTTATTAGACAACAAATGTATAGTTATATCAGTAACGGCAGATAATCTTGAAAAGGCATTTAAAATCTTAAAAGAACCTCCTAAATTGATTATAACGGATTCACAAGTTTTTGCAAAAGTATATGAGCAAAAACCGCAAGAAAGTGCATTAACATCATTTTCCGTTTTATTTTCAAGACATAAAGGAGACATAGATATTTTTGTAGAAGGTGCTTATTCCATAAGCAATTTAAAAAACGGAGATAAAGTGCTTATTGCGGAAGCTTGTAGCCATGACCCGCTTGACGGAGATATAGGTCGTATAAAACTACCGGCTCTGCTTAGAAAAAAGACAAGAGCCGATTTGGATATACAAGTTGTAAGCGGTAATAATTTTCCCATAGATTTAAGCGAATATGCACTTATAATACACTGTGGAAGTTGTATGTTCAACAAAAAATATGTTATGAACAGAGTAGAACAGGCAAGAAATCAAGGAATACCCATAACCAATTACGGCATAGCAATAGCATATATGAATAATATTTTAGAAAAAATAAAAAAATAA
- a CDS encoding sensor histidine kinase, translated as MPITKLFMPFLSVFYIYIVHLMVNALSNERVEENDKKYYLRYIVSYIIVVFFSTVIQKPIFNLFASYTAIFIILNNYCYDLVDKAFNALYIDTVLLIAEIVSGTFLGYAHIIPTRDIEIKQVADLIIMQAFSYIVALILAKVKKEKNNKIDDFTKYYLLTVPLLSLILLILFYSFEKIQPVQTSILTILLLLINVITYKVYINTVKIITFKKNKEVVEEQNNFYKNQLRLMKESEETIKSYRHDMKNHMTVINSLIDKDEIEALKKYLNEISNISFDNEKYISSGNEIIDSIVNYKLNLAENEKIRFITDISISTGLHISSYDMTIILGNILDNAIEASKKVDEVERKIILKIKEENGKFIIYIQNKFNGNLKNNYESTKDNEKEHGYGIKNIKKVVEKNNGICKFEIIDKSIFTTLIVFIIQ; from the coding sequence ATGCCGATTACAAAATTATTTATGCCGTTTTTAAGTGTTTTTTATATTTATATAGTACATTTAATGGTCAATGCCTTATCAAATGAAAGAGTAGAAGAAAATGATAAAAAATATTATCTTAGATATATAGTATCTTATATAATAGTCGTTTTTTTTTCTACAGTAATCCAAAAACCTATATTTAATCTATTTGCGAGCTATACAGCTATTTTTATTATATTGAACAACTATTGTTATGATTTAGTTGACAAAGCTTTTAATGCTTTATATATTGATACTGTTTTACTTATTGCCGAGATTGTTAGCGGGACTTTTTTAGGATATGCTCACATAATTCCTACAAGAGACATAGAAATAAAACAAGTTGCAGATTTGATTATAATGCAGGCTTTCAGCTATATAGTAGCTTTGATTTTAGCAAAAGTGAAAAAAGAAAAAAATAATAAAATAGATGATTTTACAAAATATTATTTACTTACAGTTCCTCTCTTATCATTAATTCTACTCATATTATTTTACTCATTTGAAAAAATACAGCCGGTTCAAACTTCAATTCTCACAATACTGCTGTTATTGATAAATGTCATTACATATAAAGTGTATATAAATACAGTTAAAATAATTACTTTCAAAAAAAATAAAGAAGTCGTGGAAGAACAGAATAACTTTTACAAAAATCAGTTAAGACTGATGAAAGAAAGCGAAGAAACTATCAAATCATACAGACATGATATGAAAAATCATATGACCGTTATAAATTCTTTAATTGATAAAGATGAAATTGAAGCATTAAAAAAATATCTGAACGAAATAAGCAACATAAGTTTTGACAATGAAAAATATATATCAAGCGGAAATGAAATAATAGACAGCATAGTAAATTATAAATTAAATTTAGCTGAAAATGAAAAAATAAGATTTATTACAGACATTTCAATTTCTACAGGCTTGCATATATCATCTTATGATATGACGATAATACTCGGCAATATATTGGACAACGCCATAGAAGCATCTAAAAAAGTGGATGAAGTTGAAAGAAAGATCATATTAAAAATAAAAGAAGAAAACGGTAAATTTATCATATATATACAAAATAAGTTTAATGGGAATTTAAAAAATAACTATGAATCTACAAAAGATAATGAAAAAGAACACGGGTACGGAATAAAAAATATAAAAAAAGTAGTTGAAAAAAATAACGGTATATGTAAATTTGAAATAATTGACAAAAGTATTTTTACAACATTGATAGTATTCATAATACAATAA
- a CDS encoding cyclic lactone autoinducer peptide, producing MLKYIFRKILICISFLALLTAYYSANTACTYLVYQEELPSEVKKLRKF from the coding sequence ATGTTAAAATATATTTTTAGAAAAATTTTAATATGCATATCTTTTTTGGCTCTATTGACAGCTTATTACTCTGCGAACACAGCATGCACATATTTAGTCTATCAAGAAGAACTGCCTTCGGAAGTAAAAAAATTAAGGAAATTTTAA